The following DNA comes from Curtobacterium sp. 9128.
GCACCGCGAGGTCCACCACCGCAGCGGCGGTCGCGGCGTCGGTGTCGACGGTGCCGTCGACGAGCCGCAGCCGGCCGAGGAGCTCAGCGGGCGGCGAGGTCGTCCGGCCGTGCGCCTGACCACTGCGCAGGAAGGAGTCGAGGTGGTCGAGCTTCAGGCCACCGCTCCGGTTCGTCAGCGGGGACGGCAGTGCGCCGTCGTCCGTGCTGATCACGGCCTCCGGGTCGAAGCCGCCGTCGTGCAGCACGTCGGCGAGCCCGCGGACCGCCGCGCGACCGAGCGTGTGGTGGTCGAGGCCGCCGAGCCCCTCGAGCGTGTGGCTGAACGGCAGGTGCCCGACGTCGTGCAGCAGACCGGTGACCCGGGCGAGCGCGTCGTCCGGGGCGAAGTGCGCCACGAGGGCGAGGACCCCGAGCGAGTGCTCGAGGCGCGTGTACGTCTGCGTCGTGGTGATCGACGCCGCGCCCGCGTGGGCGATGAACGCGAGCCGCCGGACCGGCCACGTCGTGAGGAGCGTCCGTTCGAGGGGCGTCAGCCGGACCTCGATGCGCCAGAGCGGGTCGAACCACACACTGTCGATGCCCAGTGTGTCCACTGCGTCGCCGTGCACGTGACCTCCTCGACCCTGCCGACCTCACGCTACCGGGGGACGGCCCGTACGGTCGATGGACAGCGCCGTGCGCGTACGAACGGGCACATGGCACATCGATTCCGCGGTCAGGTCGTCGTCGTCACCGGAGCCTCGAGCGGCATCGGGCGAGCGGCGGCACACGAGTTCGCACGAGCGGGCGCGACGGTGGTCCTCGCTGCGCGCAGCCACGAGAGTCTCGAGGCCGCCGCGGAGGAGTGCCGACGGTTGGGTGCCGAGGCCCTCGCGATCACGACGGACGTCGCGGACGAGCAGCAGGTGGCGGACCTCGTGGGCACCGTCACGAGCCGGTTCGGACGGATCGACGTCTTCGTCGGGAACGCCGGCCTGTTCGTCTACGGCCTGTTCGAGCAGACCCCCACCGAGTCGTTCAAGCGGGTCGTCGACACCAACCTGTACGGGCACCTCAACGCGATCACGCACCTCCTGCCGCACTGGCGGCAGCGTGGCCGCGGGACCTACGTCTTCGTCGGGAGCATCCAGTCGCTGTTGTCCGCGCCGTACCAGTCCGCGTACGTGACGAGCAAGCACGCGGCGCTCGGACTGGTCGACGTGCTCGGCGACGAGTTCGCCCACACCGGCATCGAGTTCACCACGCTGATGCCCTCGACGATCGACACGCCGATCTACCAGAACGGCGCCAACTACACGGGCAAACGCTCCCACCCGCTGCCGCCGACGGTGTCCGTCGAGCGGGCAGGGCGGGCCGTGCTGCGTGCAGCGGCCCATCCGAAGCGGTACCGGTTCGTCGGACGGATCCAGGCGTCGCTCGTGCCGCTGCAGTACGTCTTCCCCGGCCTGTTCCACGCGATCACGGGACCGATGGTGGAGACCTTCGCGCTGCGCGGGAAGGGCGAGCCCACCGACGGCAACCTGTGGCAGCCGGCCGAGTCCGGCAACGCCACCGACGGCGGGTGGGTCGCGAAGCGACGGCGCGTCACGCGCCCGCTGCTCGTCGTCGGCGCGGTCGGGGCGGTGCTGGCCCTGGCCGCTGGCAGCCGCCGCCGGTGACGCCGGATGTCGGACGGGTCGCCGCGCGGCCCGGGACGACGTAGCGTCTGGAGCATGACCACGACGATCGAGACCGCGTTCGCAGCCGACTGGCGTGCGTGGCACGACGCGCACGAGGCCGCTCGCGCCGACGAGCACGGCTTCCTTGCCGTCACGAGCATCCGCTGGCTGACGTGGACGCCCGAGCGCTTCGACGACGCCCCCGGCGTGTGGTCGACGAGTGAGGACGGCCCCGTCGTGGCGCTCGCGGACGGGGAGTCGCTCGAGATCGACGGCGCCGTCGTCACGGGCACGTACCGGTTCGGGCCGCTCGCGGAGCGCTCGTCCATCACCGTGGTGTGGCGCACCGACGACGAGACGACCGTCGTCGAGGTGGCCCGCCGTGGCGGCAGCGACATCGTCCGCCCGAGGCACCCGTCGAGCCCGATCCGCACCGGGTACCGCGGCACACCGGCGTACGCACCGGACGAGCGCTTCGTCGTCGACGCCCGCTTCACCCCGTTCGACGAGCCACGCGAGGTCACGGTCGGCTCCGTCGTCGACGGACTCCAGCACGTGTACGCCGCACCGGGGACCCTGTCGTTCGACCTCGACGGGCCGCGGACGCTCCTGGCGTTCAACGGGCACGGCGACGGGTTGCACGTGCTGTTCACCGACCGGACGAGCGGCGTCACGACGTACGCGGCGAACCGGAGCCTCGACATCGACGCCCCTGATGCCGAGGGCCGCACCCGCATCGACTTCAACCGCGCGACGAACCTGCCGTGCGCCTACACGGCGCACGCCACCTGCCCGCTGCCACCGGCCGAGAACCGGCTCGACGTCGCGGTCGAGGCGGGCGAGCAGCTCCCGGCCTGAGCGGGTCGGCGGACACCTGAGTGGGTCTCCGGACACATCCGACCGGACCAGCACGCTGCCGGCAGGGCCGCGACCGTAGGCTCGCGACGTGGGCACGGGGGGAACCGACCACCGGTCGGACTGGAGGCGCGGGGCGGGCCGTGGGGGAGCCTCCAGTCCGGTGGGTGGGCACCGTCAGGGCGTCACGCGCGTCCAGCCGGACGTCGCGCGCCACGCGCGCGGATCGAACGTGAAGACGCTGCCCATGCCCGGCTGGTCGAGGTCCCTGGTGATCGCCGCCCCCATGAGGTCCGCGAGGAGGAGCGCGCCGACCGCGCCGTGCGAGACGATCGTGACGTCGGCCCCGTCCGCGGTGTGCCCGCGGACGGCATCGACGATGCGGGCCTGCGCGTCGACCGCGCGCTCCCATCCCCGGACCGACTCGGCGGGGCGGGCGAAGAAGGCGTCGACGACCAGTTCGAACTCCGACGGCGGCAGGTAGCCGGTCGCGCTCCGGTCGATCTCGCCGAGCAGCGGGTCGACCGTCGTGGCCCGGCCGACGGCCCGGGCGAGGAGGTCGGCGGTCTCGAGGGCCTTGCGCTCCTCGCTCGATACGATCCGTGCCGTGCCGGGACGCCAGGCGTGTCGGTGTGCAGCAGCGGCGCGGGCCCGGCCGGTGTCGGACAGGTGCCACGACTCGATCGGCGCAGCGGGAT
Coding sequences within:
- a CDS encoding HD domain-containing protein, whose translation is MHGDAVDTLGIDSVWFDPLWRIEVRLTPLERTLLTTWPVRRLAFIAHAGAASITTTQTYTRLEHSLGVLALVAHFAPDDALARVTGLLHDVGHLPFSHTLEGLGGLDHHTLGRAAVRGLADVLHDGGFDPEAVISTDDGALPSPLTNRSGGLKLDHLDSFLRSGQAHGRTTSPPAELLGRLRLVDGTVDTDAATAAAVVDLAVREARAQRSEANIVPNVVLRSLVTRVLDAGTLTPSVFAGLTDDELWAVLLADPATVDEAVELRRNPEHWQFADGHTPASDDALAHVVRRTYLDLPTVDGAVITSEDVTDLQRGIPLDLAVQRTRVPSALRSGTMTS
- a CDS encoding SDR family NAD(P)-dependent oxidoreductase, which codes for MAHRFRGQVVVVTGASSGIGRAAAHEFARAGATVVLAARSHESLEAAAEECRRLGAEALAITTDVADEQQVADLVGTVTSRFGRIDVFVGNAGLFVYGLFEQTPTESFKRVVDTNLYGHLNAITHLLPHWRQRGRGTYVFVGSIQSLLSAPYQSAYVTSKHAALGLVDVLGDEFAHTGIEFTTLMPSTIDTPIYQNGANYTGKRSHPLPPTVSVERAGRAVLRAAAHPKRYRFVGRIQASLVPLQYVFPGLFHAITGPMVETFALRGKGEPTDGNLWQPAESGNATDGGWVAKRRRVTRPLLVVGAVGAVLALAAGSRRR
- a CDS encoding DUF1684 domain-containing protein, whose protein sequence is MTTTIETAFAADWRAWHDAHEAARADEHGFLAVTSIRWLTWTPERFDDAPGVWSTSEDGPVVALADGESLEIDGAVVTGTYRFGPLAERSSITVVWRTDDETTVVEVARRGGSDIVRPRHPSSPIRTGYRGTPAYAPDERFVVDARFTPFDEPREVTVGSVVDGLQHVYAAPGTLSFDLDGPRTLLAFNGHGDGLHVLFTDRTSGVTTYAANRSLDIDAPDAEGRTRIDFNRATNLPCAYTAHATCPLPPAENRLDVAVEAGEQLPA
- a CDS encoding histidine phosphatase family protein → MPSFFLTHAEVVVDPAAPIESWHLSDTGRARAAAAHRHAWRPGTARIVSSEERKALETADLLARAVGRATTVDPLLGEIDRSATGYLPPSEFELVVDAFFARPAESVRGWERAVDAQARIVDAVRGHTADGADVTIVSHGAVGALLLADLMGAAITRDLDQPGMGSVFTFDPRAWRATSGWTRVTP